Proteins encoded by one window of Streptomyces sp. NBC_01571:
- a CDS encoding roadblock/LC7 domain-containing protein, whose product MTGTTTADEKLSWLIEGLLERTPGARHALVLSRDGLKLCRTPELTVDRADQLAAIAAGIQSLSHGASVEFGDGSGGVRSAMTEFYDGVLFIVEAGDGAHLAVVTAEDADAGLVGHNMSELVEQLGEHLSAQPRTS is encoded by the coding sequence ATGACCGGCACCACCACCGCCGACGAGAAGCTCTCCTGGCTCATCGAGGGCCTCCTCGAGCGCACCCCGGGCGCCCGGCACGCCCTCGTGCTCTCCCGCGACGGCCTGAAGCTGTGCCGCACCCCGGAGCTCACCGTCGACCGGGCCGACCAGCTCGCCGCGATCGCCGCGGGCATCCAGTCGCTGTCGCACGGCGCGTCCGTGGAGTTCGGCGACGGCAGCGGCGGCGTGCGCTCGGCGATGACCGAGTTCTACGACGGGGTCCTGTTCATCGTGGAGGCCGGTGACGGCGCCCACCTCGCCGTGGTCACCGCCGAGGACGCGGACGCCGGCCTGGTCGGACACAACATGAGCGAGTTGGTGGAGCAACTCGGCGAACACCTGAGCGCGCAGCCCCGGACGTCATGA
- a CDS encoding DUF742 domain-containing protein, whose product MSRPGRDDAPDRLYTLTGGRSRSGPDTPFDLVTLVVAECDPALGMQSEHAAILRLCERPTAVVEIAAVLKLPVSITRVLLSDLLSAGRVSARHPQKAALPDPDILEQVLVGLRNL is encoded by the coding sequence ATGAGCCGTCCGGGCAGGGACGACGCGCCCGACCGGCTGTACACCCTCACCGGAGGACGCAGCCGTTCCGGGCCTGACACCCCGTTCGACCTCGTGACGCTCGTGGTCGCCGAGTGCGATCCGGCCCTGGGCATGCAGTCGGAGCACGCCGCGATCCTGCGGTTGTGCGAGCGGCCGACGGCGGTCGTGGAGATCGCCGCCGTGCTGAAGCTGCCGGTGTCCATCACCCGGGTCCTGCTCTCCGACCTGCTCTCCGCGGGCCGGGTCAGCGCCCGCCACCCGCAGAAGGCAGCACTACCCGATCCCGACATCCTGGAGCAGGTGCTCGTTGGACTACGCAACCTCTGA
- a CDS encoding ATP/GTP-binding protein → MDYATSDARTPLGATADNGLKIVVVGGFGVGKTTLVRSVSEIRPLNTEETMTRAGETIDDISEVRGKSATTVAFDFGRITLDARNVLYLFGAPGQERFWFLWDRLFSGTLGAVVLVDTRRIDDSWYAIDRLEHHGTPFIVACNDFGGPGHTPAEIREALDLDPHVPLIECDARSRESSKRVLITLVEHLKTVYAASAEATAPASADTEEVTKSPELAL, encoded by the coding sequence TTGGACTACGCAACCTCTGACGCGAGGACCCCGCTGGGCGCCACCGCCGACAACGGTCTGAAGATCGTGGTCGTCGGCGGTTTCGGCGTCGGCAAGACGACCCTGGTCCGCTCCGTGAGCGAGATCCGTCCGCTCAACACCGAGGAGACGATGACCCGGGCCGGGGAGACGATCGACGACATCAGCGAGGTCCGCGGCAAGTCCGCGACCACCGTCGCCTTCGACTTCGGCCGCATCACGCTCGACGCCCGCAACGTGCTGTACCTGTTCGGCGCGCCCGGCCAGGAACGCTTCTGGTTCCTGTGGGACCGCCTCTTCTCCGGCACCCTCGGCGCGGTCGTCCTCGTGGACACCCGTCGCATCGACGACTCCTGGTACGCGATCGACCGCCTGGAGCACCACGGCACGCCGTTCATCGTCGCCTGCAACGACTTCGGCGGCCCGGGACACACCCCCGCCGAGATCCGTGAGGCCCTCGACCTCGACCCGCACGTCCCGCTCATCGAATGCGACGCCCGCTCGCGGGAGTCCAGCAAACGGGTCCTGATCACGCTGGTCGAACACCTGAAGACCGTGTACGCCGCCTCGGCCGAGGCCACCGCGCCGGCCTCAGCGGACACCGAAGAAGTCACCAAGTCCCCGGAGTTGGCCCTGTGA
- a CDS encoding cytochrome P450 → MTPAPVPLSGPRFQTEPAELYREMRRDHGSVASVVLDGDIPAWLVLGYRELHQVTGDPVLFSRDSDLWNQWDRIPDDWPLLPMIGRKQPSILYTVGERHRERAAMISEALEAVDPFELRTHAERFADELIDAACAKGEIDLVGDYAALLPVRVLATLYGFSEEQGPGLVTALNDMINGREGALAGQQHLAGSMARLLADRKADPASDVVSRMLADTSGFTDEEIIQDLMVMMAAGHQPTADWIGNSLRLMLTDDRFAASLFGGRNSVAEAMNEVLWEDTPTQNVAGRWASRDTQLGGHRVRAGDLLLLGLQGANSDPQVRTDGSALTGGNNAHFSFGHGEHRCPFPAQEVAEVIARTGIEVVLDRLPDIDLAVPAASLTRRPSPWLRGLTELPVRFTPVPAL, encoded by the coding sequence GTGACCCCCGCCCCCGTGCCCCTCAGCGGGCCCCGGTTCCAGACCGAACCCGCCGAGCTGTACCGGGAGATGCGGCGCGACCACGGCTCGGTGGCGTCCGTCGTACTGGACGGCGACATCCCCGCGTGGCTGGTGCTCGGCTACCGCGAGCTGCACCAGGTCACCGGCGACCCCGTGCTGTTCAGCCGTGACTCCGACCTGTGGAACCAGTGGGACCGCATCCCCGACGACTGGCCGCTGCTGCCGATGATCGGCCGCAAGCAGCCCTCCATCCTCTACACGGTCGGCGAACGCCACCGTGAGCGCGCCGCGATGATCAGCGAGGCGCTGGAGGCCGTCGACCCCTTCGAACTGCGCACCCACGCCGAGCGGTTCGCCGACGAACTCATCGACGCGGCCTGCGCCAAGGGCGAGATCGACCTCGTCGGGGACTACGCGGCTCTGCTGCCCGTGCGTGTCCTCGCGACGCTCTACGGCTTCTCCGAGGAACAGGGCCCCGGCCTGGTCACCGCCCTCAACGACATGATCAACGGGCGGGAGGGGGCACTCGCCGGACAGCAGCACCTCGCCGGCTCCATGGCGCGGCTGCTGGCCGACCGCAAGGCCGACCCCGCGAGCGACGTCGTCTCCCGGATGCTCGCCGACACCTCCGGCTTCACCGACGAGGAGATCATCCAGGACCTGATGGTCATGATGGCCGCGGGCCACCAGCCCACCGCGGACTGGATCGGCAACTCGCTGCGACTGATGCTCACGGACGACCGTTTCGCCGCCTCCCTCTTCGGCGGCCGCAACAGCGTCGCGGAGGCCATGAACGAGGTCCTCTGGGAGGACACCCCCACCCAGAACGTCGCCGGGCGCTGGGCCTCCCGCGACACCCAGCTCGGCGGCCACCGCGTCCGCGCCGGCGACCTGCTGCTGCTCGGCCTCCAGGGCGCCAACTCCGACCCGCAGGTCCGCACCGACGGCTCCGCGCTCACCGGCGGCAACAACGCCCACTTCTCCTTCGGACACGGCGAGCACCGCTGCCCGTTCCCGGCCCAGGAGGTCGCCGAGGTCATCGCGCGGACGGGCATCGAGGTCGTACTGGACCGGCTGCCCGACATCGACCTGGCGGTACCCGCCGCATCCCTCACCCGCCGGCCCTCACCCTGGCTGCGCGGCCTCACCGAACTCCCGGTGCGCTTCACCCCCGTACCCGCACTGTGA